GGTGCCGCTGTCCGGCCGCGAAGGACCGCAGGGAGCCGATGAGTTCCCGGCGGGTGGAGGTGACCACGCCCAGCCGTCCGTGGCCCGCGCAGCGGCGGAGTGCCAGGGTGTGCGCGAGGTCGCGCAGCGGCACGTTCGCGCCGTCGCCCTCCATCCAGTCCGCGAGCCGGGTGGCCGCGTCCGGCAGGACGTCGGGCGAGCCGGCCGACACGAGGAAGACCTCGGACGCCCCCTGGGCCGGCCGGCCCGAGCCCTGGTGCCGGGCGGCCGGGCGTTCCGGGGCCTGTTCCAGCACGACGTGGGCGTTGGTCCCCGAGAAGCCGAAGGAGGACACGGCGGCCAGCCGGGTGGGCGTCCGCAGGGGCCAGGCGGACAGCTCGGTGGGGACGAAGAAGCGGGTGCCGGCCGCGGAGATGGCCGGGTTCCAGCGGCGGAAATGCAGGTTCGCCGGGATGGTGCCGCGTTGCAGGCACAGCACGCTCTTGATCAGTCCGGTGACTCCGGCGGCCGGTTCCAGATGCCCCACGTTGGTCTTCACCGACGTCAGGGCGCACCGGCCAGGACCGTTGCCGTAGACCTCGGCGAGGCTGGCGAACTCGATCGGGTCGCCCACCGGGGTGCCGGTGCCGTGGGTCTCCACCATGCCGACGTCCCGCGGATCGACGCCGGACTGCCCCAGGGCCTCCAGGTACAGGGCGGTCTGCGCGGTCACCGAGGGTGCCGCCAGCCCTTCGGACGAACCGTCCTGGTTGGTGGCCGAGCCGCGCAGCACCGCCAGGACCCGGTCACCGTCCCGTACGGCGTCGCGGAGACGTTTGAGCACCACGACGCCGCAGCCTTCGCCCCGGACGAACCCGTCGGCGTCGGCGTCGAAGGTCCGGCAGCGGCCGCCGGCCGACAGCATGCCCATCCTGGCGAAGGACCGGGTGACGCGCGGCTGGAAGCTCAGGGTGACACCGCCGGCGAGCGCGAGGTCGCACTCGCCGGCGCTCAGTGCCTGACGTGCCATGTGCACGGCCACCAGCGAGGAGGAACAGGCGGTGTCCAGCGCCACACACGGTCCCTGGAGGCCGAGCAGATAGGAGATCCGGCCGGCGGCCACGCAATGGCCGTTGGTCAGGATCGACCCTTCCAGTTCCTGCGGCTGGCCGGCCAGGCGGTCCATGTAGTCGCTGTAGCTGATCCCGGCGAAGACGCCCGTCGAGGTGCCGTTCATCCGGTCCGGTGGCAGGCCGGCGTGTTCCAGGGCCTCCCAGGTGACTTCCAGCAGCAGGCGGTGCTGGGGGTCCAGGACGTCGGCCTCGCGGCCCGAGACGCCGAAGAAGGCGGCGTCGAAGCCCGTCACCTCGCGCAGGAAGCCGCCCTGACGGGGGGTCGGTGCTCTGCTCCCCGGTCCCGGGGAGTCCTCGGGGACGAGGCGCCGGCGCTCCGCGGGCAGTTCGCCCACCGCGTCCCGCTCCTCGACCAGCAGGTGCCACAGGGCCGCGGGCGAATCGGTGTCGCCGGGGAGGCGGCATCCCATGCCGATCACGGCGATCTGCTCTGTCTGTCGGGTGGGTGATGTCTCGGCTGTCGGGCCGTGCATGTCGTTGCTCATCGGGGCTCCGTACGTGGGAGGTGATCTGCCCGTGGTCACACGGCTTCCGGACTGCCGAGGAGAATGGCGTTCTTCACACCGCCGACCTGGTAGTTGAAGCTCAGCGCGTAGTCGAAGTCGAGCGGCCGGGGCCGCCCGCCGGGGACCGGGTCGAAGGGCAGCCCGTCGGCCGGCTGCTCGCAGTTGGCGGTGGGGCAGACCTGCCCTCGCTCCATCATCATCAGCGTCATGGCGACGCCCAGGCAGCCGGCCGGGGCGCCGTTGTGGCCGAAGCAGCCTTCCTGGGACGTCATCAGCAGGTCGTTGTCGGCCCCGTACAGCTCCTTGATGGCGTTCGCCTCGAAGGCGGTGACGACGACGTTGCCGTCGCTGCCGCCGTGGACGTACGGCACATCGCTGATCCGCCACCGGTCGCCGAGGCAGCGGCGGACGGCGGTGACGAGTTCCGCGCCGGTGTCGTCGCAGGCGAGGGGGTTGGCCAGCCCGTCACGGGTCATGGCGGTGGACAGCACCTGGCCGTAGACGTGGGCACCGCGCCGGGCGGCGTGCTCCCGGCTCTCCATGATCACCGTCGCCGCGCCCTCACCGTGGTTGATGCAGTCCGCCCGGCGGTCGTAGGGCCGCATGAGGGAGGTGAAGGACGGCAGCAGTTCCGGCATGTCGGTCGTGCGGAGGGCGTCGTAGGTCTGCTGTGCCCCGCTCAGCAGCCGTTGGATGTTCTGGATGAGATGGACGTTGAAGACGTCGACCCCGGTCACGACCGCGACATCGACCTCGCCGTGGGCGATCATCCGCTGGGCGTTGCCGATCTGCACAGCGGACGAGGCACAGCCGCACGAGACGGTGTAGCAGGGGCCGTTGGACTGGGTCAGCGCCGCCTGCACGAGTGCGACATCGGAGGGTGTCACGGCTTGTTCGGCCGCGACGAACAACTCCATGGCTTCCGGTGCGGAGGTTTTTCCGGGGTCGGCGCCCAGCACCGAAAGATAACTTTCGACATTGGAGTCCACACCCCCGCGTCCGACCAGAATCGCTGCTTCACGCAGCGCACCGCCACAGAAAGTCAGCCCGGCATCGGTGGTGGCCTCCGCCATCGACACCAGGCCGAAACGGTGTGCCGCGGTGTAATGCCGGGAGAAGAACGGCGGGACGTCCGGGAGGCGTTCGTCGAACATCTCCTGGGTGAGCTCGACCGAGCCGTAGTAGACCTCGTCACGCTTGAGGCAGGATTGGCCGCTGGAGACGACGTCCCACATGTCGTCGGCCGTGAAGACCGGCTCGGTGCGACCGGGCAGACAGAATCCGACACCGGTCACCACAACATTCCGGCCGTCACTTCCGTTCTCATCCTTACCAGCTTCTCGGTTCACGACAGGACTCCGTTCCTCACCAGGTTCAACATGATCGTTCTCCTCTGCACATCGCTTTCTTCTTCGGGACGCACAGCACCTATTCGGCGATTCTTGTGCGGTAACACCAGCGGTACACGGGCACCGGCTCTCCGCCCAACTCCGCGTATTCGCCGTAGAATTCGAAACGCTCGTACCCGTTGCCCCGCAGGAGCCTTATCGGATCGCCCGCGTTGTCGCGCGCATGCTGCGGCAGGGCAGTACCTTCCGGCCCGTCGACGAGGATCACCATTCTTCTTTTCGGCATGCCGTCCTCCGGTGTTCTGTCGCAGTGGGTTGTGGGGGGCAGGCTTCAGATGTGCGGTCGGGGGAACCCGGGGCACGTCATGGCGGAGGCGATTACCGGGGCCGGCCCGGCCGACTGCGGGAAGCGGGCCCGCTCGGCCCGGGGGGTTACGGAACGGTGGCCGGCCGGTCTCAGACGACCGGCCGGCCACCATGACCGGCGACCTGGCCGGCGAACGGACCGGAGGCGCCGCCGGCGGCAGCCGGAACGCTGCCGTCGTCGGCGGCAAGGCCTGAGCCGCGGGTCAGGGAAGTCCCGGCCGCGGCAGTGGAGTCGGGGGTCGTCGCAGGGCCGTGGGAGACGGTGGCGGCAGGCAGCTCGGCCGGGGAGACCGTCATGGTGCGGTCCGGGAGTCCTGCGCGAGCCGTGCTTTTGCCGTCGCACGGAGCCTTGCGGAGGGAGTTGCGGATCGGTGCCGGCGTCCACGTGCCGTTGCCGGCTGCGTGTGCCATGGCGACCGTGGTGGCGAGCGTCGCTTCCTCGCCGGGAACCGGGGTCGTGAGGGTCGTGTCACCGCCGGACCGGGCAGGTGCCGGCGCTGTCACGGTGAGGCCCGGGGTCAAGGCGCGTAGACCGTTGACCCAGCGAATGATGGAAATGGTTCGCATGAAGCCCCCTGACCGAATGTGGGGGCCGATCAGCCGGTGCCGACGAATCGGCACCGGCTGACGGATCCAAAACCCTCTACCGGGGACGCCCATACGGCATCTCGGTCTGACCGCAACCAGGCGCTGAGCCGGGCCAACGGGTAGGCCAGGTGCCGCTCCCCGGAGAGGATGGGCGGCCCACCGGTTGGATGCGACTAGTTATCCACGCGGCTCGCCGGGCTACAACAGTCAACCGATAAGGCCACCCGTTCGGAGCAGCGCGAAAAGAACAAACTCGTACCAACTTGCGCAATGGCCTGAGGAGATGCCTTTATTCGACACATGACTGATGAAGCGTTTGATTGCTCACTGCTGCCGCTCGGTCGCGCGGGAGAACCGTGTGCAGCAACAAGCTCGCCGCTTGTCATTCTTGTGTGTGGAACGCAGCGGCAACCGACGTGCCGTCAATAGGCGGCGGCATCGGGACGGTGCCGCCCGGACACCGGAAGTCGCCGCGGCATCGGCGACCCTCGCACCGCATGCACAACTGCCTGCCGCCATAACTCAGTTGGCGATACGTCCACCATTCTCCCGTATCGGTGACGGAGTCATGGGAGGCGCCGGAACGGCCCGGCCGTGCCGGAGAGACCGGCCCTTTTGTTGACCTTGGCCGGCTGTTGTTCCCCTCCGCAGCGGACAGCACGCCAAAGCGCTCTCCCCCGGGGCCCGCAGTTCACCACACCGTCCACAGACATGAAGTCATCACGATTCCTCGACGCCGCTTTCACGCTCAAGAGCGAATCACGCCATCAGTAGCGGCCGACCGAATAACTCCTCAGCAGACAAGGGTGATTCGATAATGAACCATAACGACGGGGGGCGGTTTCCGCAGGAGACCGACACCCAGACGATGACACTCGCCGACTACGGGGAACGGAGGTGGCCGGCAGCGATGCACGGCCTGGAACCCCTGACCATGTCCCCCTACCTGGCCGGGTGGCGTCTGCGCGTCGTTCCCAGCATCGGGCAGGTCCCCGTCCGGAAGGTCACCCGCCGCGTCGTCAACCGTGCGCTGCACTGCTGGATCGCCGACGAATGCGGGCTGTCGACGGTGAAGAACAGCCTTGCCGTCCTCGTGCGGGTCCTGGAACAGGCCGTGCGCGACGGGGTGCTGGACGCCAATCCGGCCCGGGTGGCCGGCTGGCAGCAGGAGTACCAGCGGGCGCAGAGCGAACGCACCACGCCGAGAGCGCTGGCCCTGCCGGACGCGGAGGCACTGGAGCGGCTGGCGGCCACACTCGTCCAGCGGTCGTCGGACGGCTATGAGGGGTGGGGCGACATCGTCCGCTTCGCCGCCTGGACCGGTACCCGCTTCAGTGAAGTGTCCGCCCTCCAGGCCCAGGACATCGATATGAGCACCTGGACCTGGCAGGTCCAGCGCTACACCGTGTCCGAGCCGGAGGGCCTGGACGACCGCGCCTGCAGAGGCAGACACCAGCGGGTCGTGCCACTGCGCCCCGCCGTGCGGGAACTGGCGGCCGGACGGCTGGAGGCGGCGCGTCACACCCCCGTGGCGCGGCTGTTCACCGGCCCGCACCGGAGCCGGTTCACCGCTGCGGTGCTGCGGGACACGACCCGCTGGGACGACGTGGTGGCCGAACTCGGTCACGAGTACCTCCGGCGCCAGGATCTGCGCCACACCGGCCTGACCTGGATGGCGGACGCGGGGCTTCCGTTGCCCTTGCTGTGCGGCGCCGCCGGGCGCCCTCCGCAGGACGCCCGGCGGTACCTGCCCCCTGACGGGCCTCTGCGGTCCGCAGCGATCCATGGGGAGCCACCGGCGAGTTCGGCCCCCGCCCGTATGACGGGCGGGGGCCGAGCCGCTTTCCGGCGTTCCCCCGCGGAGTGACGGCACCGGGTTCCCGGACGGGTCCGGACGGGTCACCTACGACCGCCGGCTCCCAGCCGGGGCGGGCCGTCATCCGGTGGGGCGGGCGGTCACAGGTAGGTGAACGACCCGGCGTTGGCGCTGCCGCCCGGAGTCTGCACGGTCACCTGCACGGTCGACCCGCTCGTTCCCGGCGGAACGACCCCGGTCAGGGAGGTTCCGGTGCCGTTGACCACCACACCGGCGGCGGGCGCGGCCCCGAAGAGCACGCTCGCCCCGAAGAGGTTGGTCCCGACGATGGTGAACGTGGCTCCCGCTGCCGCCGTGGACGGTGTCACCGTGCCCGTGACCGCCGGTGCCGGCGGAAGGTAGGTGTACCCGCCGGGGACGGTCGTGGTGCCGCCCGGGGTCGTCACGGTGACCGGGACGTTGCCTCCCGCGGGGGGTCCTGCGGGGGTGACACCGAACAGGACGGTGCCCGTGGGGTCCGTGCCCAGAACGGTGGCCGTACTGGTCCCGAAGGTGACGGTGGCGTTCTGCAGGTTCGCACCGGCGATGACGAACGAGGTGCCCCCCGCGACCGGCCC
This Streptomyces decoyicus DNA region includes the following protein-coding sequences:
- a CDS encoding beta-ketoacyl synthase N-terminal-like domain-containing protein yields the protein MVTGVGFCLPGRTEPVFTADDMWDVVSSGQSCLKRDEVYYGSVELTQEMFDERLPDVPPFFSRHYTAAHRFGLVSMAEATTDAGLTFCGGALREAAILVGRGGVDSNVESYLSVLGADPGKTSAPEAMELFVAAEQAVTPSDVALVQAALTQSNGPCYTVSCGCASSAVQIGNAQRMIAHGEVDVAVVTGVDVFNVHLIQNIQRLLSGAQQTYDALRTTDMPELLPSFTSLMRPYDRRADCINHGEGAATVIMESREHAARRGAHVYGQVLSTAMTRDGLANPLACDDTGAELVTAVRRCLGDRWRISDVPYVHGGSDGNVVVTAFEANAIKELYGADNDLLMTSQEGCFGHNGAPAGCLGVAMTLMMMERGQVCPTANCEQPADGLPFDPVPGGRPRPLDFDYALSFNYQVGGVKNAILLGSPEAV
- a CDS encoding DUF5988 family protein, giving the protein MVILVDGPEGTALPQHARDNAGDPIRLLRGNGYERFEFYGEYAELGGEPVPVYRWCYRTRIAE
- a CDS encoding tyrosine-type recombinase/integrase codes for the protein MNHNDGGRFPQETDTQTMTLADYGERRWPAAMHGLEPLTMSPYLAGWRLRVVPSIGQVPVRKVTRRVVNRALHCWIADECGLSTVKNSLAVLVRVLEQAVRDGVLDANPARVAGWQQEYQRAQSERTTPRALALPDAEALERLAATLVQRSSDGYEGWGDIVRFAAWTGTRFSEVSALQAQDIDMSTWTWQVQRYTVSEPEGLDDRACRGRHQRVVPLRPAVRELAAGRLEAARHTPVARLFTGPHRSRFTAAVLRDTTRWDDVVAELGHEYLRRQDLRHTGLTWMADAGLPLPLLCGAAGRPPQDARRYLPPDGPLRSAAIHGEPPASSAPARMTGGGRAAFRRSPAE
- a CDS encoding IPT/TIG domain-containing protein; amino-acid sequence: MSTPTLQPALPALALPFGPVLLGVLPGTGPTTGGNTVQLIGLGLAGATSVSFGGTSVTIVGQDPLGLTVTVLAPAHAAGAVQVTVTTSSGTSNPATYVYVAAGAPTAAVITPSSGPVAGGTSFVIAGANLQNATVTFGTSTATVLGTDPTGTVLFGVTPAGPPAGGNVPVTVTTPGGTTTVPGGYTYLPPAPAVTGTVTPSTAAAGATFTIVGTNLFGASVLFGAAPAAGVVVNGTGTSLTGVVPPGTSGSTVQVTVQTPGGSANAGSFTYL